A single Pogoniulus pusillus isolate bPogPus1 chromosome 27, bPogPus1.pri, whole genome shotgun sequence DNA region contains:
- the A4GALT gene encoding lactosylceramide 4-alpha-galactosyltransferase: protein MMAFLGEQTWTGARNLRMPNCLLKLTRLVLSHKLRTLFILAFKFMSFASIILYWRITEDLKNRGQVYSLPVEIHCAHSVPSPPCTIAGGPPPSPGNVFFVETSEQTNPSYLFTCSVESAARTHPGTRVMVLMKGLATGNVSLPNHWGFSLLSCFPNVEIRPLDLPELFSGTPLAKWYLQAQRHWEPYFLPVLSDACRIAIMWKFGGIYLDTDFIVLKNLKNLTNMLGTQSKYTLNGAFLSFKPKHKFMELCMRDFVRNYNSWIWGHQGPQLLTRVFKKWCSVRSLRRSTSCKGVSALPREAFYPIRWQDWKKYFDVVSSSELQHLFNNTYAVHVWNKKSQGTRLEITSQALLAQLHFHFCPATYDVMKRGSEWQ from the coding sequence ATGATGGCTTTCTTGGGAGAGCAGACTTGGACAGGAGCAAGAAATCTCAGGATGCCTAACTGCCTACTAAAACTGAccaggctggtgctgagccaCAAGCTCAGGACTCTCTTTATCCTTGCTTTTAAGTTCATGTCCTTTGCCTCCATCATACTGTACTGGAGAATCACAGAGGACCTTAAGAACAGAGGCCAGGTCTACAGCTTACCTGTCGAAATCCACTGTGCTCACTCTgtgccttctcctccctgcaccATTGCTGGTGGgccccctccttccccaggcAATGTGTTTTTCGTGGAGACCTCGGAGCAAACTAACCCAAGCTATCTGTTCACCTGCTCTGTGGAGTCAGCAGCCCGAACACACCCTGGGACAAGGGTAATGGTGCTCATGAAAGGTTTGGCAACTGGCAATGTCTCATTACCCAACCACTGGGGCTTCTCGTTGCTGAGCTGCTTCCCCAATGTGGAAATCCGACCCCTGGACTTGCCAGAGCTcttctctggaacacctctggcAAAGTGGTACTTGCAGGCTCAGCGGCACTGGGAGCCTTATTTCTTACCTGTCCTGTCTGACGCCTGCAGAATTGCCATCATGTGGAAATTTGGTGGTATCTACTTGGACACAGACTTCATTGTACTTAAAAACTTAAAGAACCTCACCAACATGCTTGGTACCCAGTCCAAATACACACTGAATGGGGCTTTTCTGTCCTTTAAGCCCAAGCACAAGTTCATGGAGCTCTGCATGAGGGACTTTGTGAGGAATTACAACAGCTGGATCTGGGGGCACCAGGGCCCACAGCTCCTAACACGTGTCTTCAAGAAATGGTGCTCCGTCAGGAGTCTGCGGCGCAGTACAAGCTGCAAAGGAGTGAGTGCTCTGCCCCGTGAAGCTTTTTATCCCATCCGGTGGCAGGACTGGAAGAAATACTTTGACGTGGTCAGCTCCTCGGAGCTTCAGCACCTCTTTAATAACACCTATGCAGTGCATGTATGGAACAAGAAGAGCCAAGGAACAAGGCTAGAGATCACATCCCAGGCATTGCTGGCTCAGCTCCATTTTCACTTCTGCCCTGCCACGTACGATGTAATGAAGAGGGGCTCTGAATGGCAGTGA